A window of Nocardioidaceae bacterium genomic DNA:
GGTGCCTCAGGCCGTCCGGATCATGCTGCCGGCGATCATCAGCCAGCTGGTCGTGGCGCTGAAGGACACCAGCCTGGGGTATGCGATCAACGCCAACGGCGTGAGCTACGTGTTCAAGCAGATCCAGAACCAGTTCGGCAACCCGCTGTGGGTCGGCCTGATCCTCGCCGCGATCTACATCCTGCTCAACATCGTGGTCGCGAGGATCGCCACCTGGGCCTCCGACAAGCTCGTCGGCGACCAGACCCAGGGCAGCAGCGGCGACGAGGCCGAGAAGAAGACGCAGGCCGCGAACGCCGGCGCCTGAGCCACCCCCTTCGCACCGGCCCCGCACACACGACCGGCCCACCGTGGATCGCACGGTGGGCCGGAGTCGCGTGTGGAGTGGCGCGCTCAGACCTGCGAGGCGGCGCCCTTCTCGGTGTCGGCGCCGTCCGTACGCAACGCCCCTCCCTGGGTCTCCAGGTGCGCCCGGATGAACCAGTGGAACAGCTCGAGCTTCTGGATCTGGCCGATGATCATGTCCTCGCTGACCGGGTCGATCTCGGCCGCGGTGGCGCGGGCCTTGCGGTAGTCCTCGAGGACGCCGGTGTAGACGACGTCGAGCGCGGCGAGGTGCTCCTGGGTGCTGGCGCGGCGCAGCGAGTAGTCGTCCCAGGTGCGCTCGGACACGAGTGATCCCGGTGTGCCCTTCGGGGAGCCGCCCAGCGTCGCGATGCGCTCGGCGAGGTCGTCGGCGTGCCCGCGCACCTCGTCGACCTGCGGGTCGAGCATCTCGTGGACGGCGATGAAGTGGGGGCCGACGACGTTCCAGTGCACGTGCTTGAGCACGAGGTGCAGGTCGTTGACGGCGTGCAGCCTCGACTGCAGCGCCTCGACGAGGGTGACGGCGTCGGACTCGGAGATCCCGGGCGTGGTGAAGTGCAGATCAGTCATGGACAACTGATCCCCGGGGGTCCCGAGATCTATTCGTGATGTGACGCGGCAGCCGTCTCGCGCATCAGGCGCCGCATGCGGTCGTGCCCGCGTCGCTGCACGGCCGGGAGGCCGAGCCGTGAACCGCGCTCGATCTCGCGCAGCGCCAGAAGACTCCCCCGGCTGACCACCGCCTGCTCCTCGCGGTCGGTCAGCTCGCGGCCGTAGCCGCGCAGGAAGGCCTGCCGCGTCTTCGGACGGCGCTGCCACGGGCCGTGGGCGAGGAGGGCGAAGTCCACCGAGGCGGGCGCCCACCCCGAGGCGCCGAAGTCCAGCACCCGCAGCGTGCCGTGGGGACCCAGCAGCCAGTTGCGTGGGCGGTAGTCACCGTGGGTGGGCACCGCCCGCGTCTCCGGCTCCTCGACGAGCATCGCGGCGCGACGCTCGACGAAGTCCCGCTCCTCCTGCGACACGTGGTCCCGGGCCGCTACGAGCAGGCGCTGCGCCTGCGCGGCGGCGCCGGGTGAACCCTCGCGGTGGCGTTCGGGCATGGTCTGGTGCAGCATCCGCAGCAGCCGACCCGCCCGCCGGTAGACCGGGAAGCCGGCCAGCACGGGCTCCTCCCCGGGCAGCTCGGTCAGGACGATCGCCGAGAGGTCCTCGTCGTGGGCGAGCAGTCGGGCTGCGCGGCCCTGCATCTTCGGGATCCACCGCTCGTACGCACGCACCTCGGCCCGCCACGCCTGCGGGCGGGGCTCCACCTTCACGACGACCCGCCCCCATCGCGTCGTGTCCAGGCGCCACAGCCGACGCCCGCTGGCCTCACCCGCGTCGGTGGCACCGGGACGTTCGAGCAGCGTGTACGCCCCGGCCTGCTCGCGCAGCCAGGCGTGCACGTCCGGCCCCACGCTGGACTCCCTCACCGACATCTCTCCATCCTCGCGGTAGCCGCCAACACGATCACACGTCGTTATGGCCGGCGCCCGCAGGGCACGGTGGAATCGTGAGCAACACCGGATCCGACCTCCGTCCCCACGTCATGGTGCTCTTCGGCGCCACCGGCGATCTCGCCGAACGCAAGCTCTTCCCAGGCCTCTACCACCTCGCCGCCGCCGGGCGTCTTCCCGACGCCTGGGCCGTCGTCGGCTCCGGGCGCCACAGCCCCGGCACCGACGAGGAGTTCCGCGACCAGCTGCGCGAGGCCCTCACCGAGACCATCGACGACGTCGACGCCCAGCTTCTCGACGACGTCCTGTCCAAGGTCTCCTTCCAGACCTCGAACTCCGACGACGGCTCCGAGCTCGCCGAGCGTGTCGCCGCGGTCGAGCGCCAGCTGGCGGGGGACGGCGACGTGTCCGACGTACGCCGCCTCGTCTACCTCTCGGTCCCCCCGGGCGCGATGGAGCCCATGATCGGCATGCTCGGTCGCGAGGACCTCGTCGACCGCGCCCGCCTGGTCATCGAGAAGCCGTTCGGCACCGACCTGGAGTCCGCCCGCAGCCTCGACGCCGCGCTGAAGGAGGTCATCGACGAGGAGCACATCTTCCGCATCGACCACTTCCTCGGCAAGGAGGCCGTGCAGAACATCCTGGCGCTGCGGTTCGCCAACGGCCTGCTCGAGCCCGCCTGGAACAACCAGCACGTCGCCAGCGTGCAGATCGACGTGCCGGAAGCGATCGGCATCGAGGGCCGCGGCTCGTTCTACGAGTCCACCGGCTGCCTGCGCGACATGATCTCCACCCACCTGTGCCAGCTGCTCGGCTTCGTCGCCCTGGAGGACCCGGGCTCCCTGGAGGCCGGCTGCGTGCGCGACGCGAAGGCCGCCGTCTTCGACGCCCTGCGACCCCTGGACCGGGACCGCGTGGTCTTCGGCCAGTACGACGGCTACACCGACGAGGAGGACGTCGACGACGACTCCGACGTCGAGACCTTCGTGGCCATCGAGGCCTACGTCGACAACGACCGCTGGTCCGGTGTGCCGTTCTACCTGCGCACGGGCAAGGCGCTGAAGGAGAAGCGCCGCACCATCACCCTGCGCTTCAAGGAGCCCGACTCCGGCCTGTTCCCGGACCTGCCGGGTCGCAACGACCTGGTGCTCGAGCTCTCCGACGAGGCACAGATCGTCGCCGCGCTGCGCGCCAAGCGGCCCGGACCCGAGCTCGCGCTCACCAGCGCCGACCTCGAGTTCTTCATGGCCGAGCAGCACCCCGACGACGACCCGCTCGAGGCGTACGAGCGGCTCCTGCTCGACGTGATGCGCGGGGAGCAGACCTTCTTCACCCGCTCCGACGAGGTCGAGCGGCTGTGGGAGGTCTGCCAGCCGGTCATGGACGACCGGCCGCAGGTGCACGCGTACGCCCAGGGCTCGTGGGGTCCCGAGCCCGCCCTGGAGCTGCCCGAGGGCGGCTGGTGGGTCGGCACCGCCGACGACGACAAGGTCGAGCCTGCCTGATGGGACGGTCCGACGCGCGGCAGGAGGGCAACGCCGCACCCGACTTCCCCGCGATCGCCGACCACGGGCTCATCGGGGACCTCCGCACCGCCGCGCTCGTCTCGACCGAGGCGACCATCGGCTGGTTCTGCCCCGGCCGCTTCGACGAGCCGAGCGTCTTCGCCTCGATCCTCGATCCCGAGGTCGGCGGCTCCTGGACGTTGGCACCCACCGGGTCGTTGGCCACGACGCAGCAGTTCTACCTGCCCGACACCAACGTCCTCGTCACGCGCTTCCACACCGAGGAGGGCGTGGCCGAGGTCCACGACTTCATGCCGATCCGGCGGGCGCACGACCACGAGCACCGGCAGCGGCTGGTGCGTCTGGTGCGGTGCGTCCGCGGCGAGGTCACCGTCCGCACCAGGCTGGAGGCACGACCGGCGTACGGGTCGACCGGGGTCGAGGCCACCGCGACCGACGACGGTCTGCTGCTCAGCGGCGACGGCGTACGCCTCGGCCTGGTCTCCACCGCCGACCTGGAGGTCGAGGACGGGTCGGTGACCTCCGGCGCGCAGCTCAGCAGCGGCGAGAGCGCCCTGTGGGTGCTGCAGGTGCTCGACGGGGACGAGCAGCCCGACGCCCGCGACTGCGCCTCGACCGACGAGCTCCTCGACGCCACGGCCCGCTACTGGCGCGACTGGCTGAGCCAGTCGACCTACACGGGCCGGTGGCGCGAGATGGTCGACCGCTCCGCGCTGACGCTGAAGCTGCTCACCCATGAGCCGACCGGCGCGATCATCGCCGCCCCCACCACCTCGCTGCCCGAGGACATCGGCGGCGAGCGCAACTGGGACTACCGCTTCGTGTGGATCCGCGACGCCGCCTTCAGCATGTACGGCCTGATGCGCCTCGGCTTCACCGACGAGGCCGGCGCCTTCGTCCAGTGGCTGACCCAGCGTCTCGCCGAGCAGCCCGCACGTCGCGGCGACGAGGAGCGTCACGACGACGACGGGCACGACCTCGGGCCATTGAGGGTGCTCTACGACATCGACGGCAACGTGCCCGACGCCGAGCGCGAGCTCGATGGCCTGCGCGGCTACCGCGACTCCCGTCCGGTGCGCGTCGGCAACGCCGCGGTGGAGCAGCTGCAGCTCGACATCTACGGCGAGCTGATCGACTCGGTCTACCTCTACAACAAGTACGGCACGGGCCTCGACCACGCGACCTGGTCGGACCTCACGAGCGTGCTCGAGTGGGTGATGGAGAACTGGGACCAGCCCGACGCCGGCATGTGGGAGATCCGCGACGACCCCCAGCTGCACACGTCCTCACGTCTCATGGTGTGGGTCGCCATCGAACGCATGATGCGCGTCGCCCGGCAGCGCGGTCTCCCCGGTGACCTGCAGAAGTGGGGTGCGGTGCGCGACACCGTCTACCACCGCATCATGGAGGAGTGCTGGGACGACGAGGTCGGTGCGTTCATGCAGTTCGAGGGGTCGAGCGCGGTGGACGCCGGGGCGCTGCTCATGCCGCTGCTGAAGTTCGTCGCCCCCGACGACCCGCGGTTCGTCGCCACGGTGCAGGTCATCGAGGAGCGGCTCGTCTCCGACAGCCTGGTCTTCCGCTACGACCCCGACGAGACCTCCGACGGTCTGGACGGGGACGAGGGCACCTTCAGCATGTGCTCGTTCTGGTACGTCGAGGCGCTCACCCGCCTCGGCCGGCACGACGAGGCGCGCCTGGCACTGGAGAAGATGTTCACCTACGCCAACCACCTCGGCCTCTACGCCGAGCAGGTCGGGCTCACCGGACGCCAGCAGGGCAACTTCCCCCAGGCGTTCACCCACCTGAGCCTCATCAGCTCGGCCCTGAACCTCGACCGGACGCTGGGGTGACTGACGGACTGACGGGCTGCCAGGACCCAGCCGCGACGTCTCAGCCGCGACGAGGTGCGGCGAACACCGCCCACACCTCGGTGCCACCCTCACGGACGACCCCCCAGTCGACGCTGACCTGCTCGACCATCCACAGGCCTCGGCCGCCGGGCGAGTCGGCGCTCGGGAGCGTCGCGTCGAGTCGGGGGGCGACCCCGGCATCGGTCACGGAGATGCGTACGCGGTCCGCGGCGAGGGTCCAGGAGACCTCGATGCAGCCGTCCGCGTACGCCTGCCCGTGCCGCACCGCGTTGCTCAGCAGCTCACCGAGCGCCAACGCGGCCATCGCGGCGGCGTGACGGACCACACGACCGTCCTCCAGGACGTGCTCGAAGGCGTTCCGGGTCTCGGTGCAGGCGGCGTGGGTGGCCCGCGGCCGGGCGTGGTGCACGGTCTGCTCGGTGCGCTCGCGCTCGATCGTCATGAGCTCTCGCTCCCGTCGCTCGGGTCACCGACCCCTTCGGCGGGGGCCGCCGTCTCGTCGTACGGGAGCCCGCAGATCTCCAGGATGCGGGCCGCGATGCTGCCCGCCGCGGCGACGAAGCGCACCTGCGTACCGATGTCGTCGCCGTGCCGTTTCGCCGCTGCCAGGGCCGCGATGGCCACGCTCAGCAGGTACTCCACCTCGGTCAGCTCGACCGACACGGTCACCGGCTCAGGGGTGCGTTCCTCCCCGCCCCCGGCTGCCTCCATGAACGCGAACAGCTCGTCGCGGAAGCGGGGCGTCGAGAGCTCGTCGAGAGTCCCTGCCACCGAGAAGGTTCGCGAGGCGGGATCCGGGGTAGCCGCATATGGTCGGTCCACGATCGACAGGGTAACCCTGCCCTGTCGCGATCTGTACCTCTGAACCCGAGCGCGCTACGCTGAGACGGCAAGCGCGTCGTTTCTGCACGCTCAGTGCACGACCGACGTGAACCACCACGGGTCTGGGAGGTGTTCCCGTGACCAGTCCGTTCTTCGTCTCCTCGAAGACCTCCGGCGACGCGGCCGGCGAACGCTACGCCGCCCACCGGCTCGCCGACCTGTGCGTACGCCACATCGAAGCCGTGCAGCACCCGCAGAAGGCCGTCGAGGCCGTCGTCTGCGAGCTCGTCGAGCACGGTCTCGCCGTCGCCCACATCGCGGTGCACCCGGGCACGTCCTGGATCGCCGCGGCGGCGACCACCGACGTCGTGCCGCTGGACGCCGAGCTCTGCTCGGTCGGCCGCCCCCAGGCGCAGGCGCTGCACGAGATCATCCAGCTGGGCACGACCCAGCGCTGGGTCCTGCCCCCGCACACGGCGGACCGCATCCGGCTGCTCTCGCTCGTCTTCGGCGACACCGAGCTCGTCGAGCGCATCGAGGAGGCGGCGAGCAAGGAGCTGCTGTTCTTCCCGCTCCGCGCCCGCGGCCGCGGCTACGGCCTGCTGTCGGTGGCCTTCCGCGGGTCCGCGGAGCTGCGCTCGGAGGCTGTCGGCGACCTGGAGCTGCTCGTCGACCGGGTGGCGATGTCGCTCGACACGTGCGCGCTGCTCTCCGAGGGCCGCTACCTCGCCTCGACGATGCGCGAGGCCCTGATCCCCCCGATGCCCCAGCTCGCGCGCGCCGAGCTCGGCCTGTGGAGCCGTGTCGCCGACGCCGGCCTGGGCCTCGGCGGCGACTGCGTCGCCGTGACCGGCGACGAGGACGACCTCTCGGTCGTCGTCGCCGACGCGATGGGCAAGGGCGTCGAGGCGGCCGTGACCGCGAAGCGCCTCCACGCGGCCTTCCGCACCGCGGCCCGTGTGGACCGCCGCCCGTCGTGGGTCCTCGACATCGTCAACCAGGTCGCCTCCGACGAGCCCGAGGAGTACGCCGGCTTCTTCACCACCGCCGCCTGCGTACGCAGCCGCCCGCAGCCCGAGGGCAGCCTGCTGGTCGACGTGGCCACCGCGGGCCACTGCCCGCCCCTGGTGCTCCGGGCCGACGGCATCGTCGAGACGATGCAGGCGCGAGGGCCCGTGCTCGGTCTGTATCCCGACCCGGAGTTCACCGCCGACACGGTGACGCTGGAGCCCGGCGACTCCCTGCTCATCTACACCGACGGCATCACCGAGGCGCAGAGCGCCGACGACGTCTTCGGCGAGGAGCGGCTGACCGAGGAGCTCGTCCCCCTGGCCGGGCTCCGGGCGCAGGCCATGGCCGAGCGCCTCGGCCTGCTCGTCGACGACTTCGCCGACCGGCTGCGTGACCAGGACGACCGCACGGTCATGGTGGTGCGCTGTCCCGTGCGACCGGTCGAGACGGCTGCCGCCCACCTCGACGAGCCGCGCTCCCTCGACTCCCGGGCCTCATGACCGGGACGGTCACCGAGCTCGCGACCCCCGAGGTCCGGGACTACTGGAAGCACGTCGAGGCCGACGACCTGTCCGGCGCCCTCGGTGCCGCGGTGTCCCTCATCGAGCAGGGATGGAGCGTCACCGACATCGTGGAGCGGCTCCTCACCCCCACCCAGCACCACGTCGGCCAGCTGTGGGCGGACGACGCCTGGTCGGTCTCGCGGGAGCACGCCGCCACCGCGCTCAACGAGGCGGTGCTGCGTCGGGTCGGCACGATCCGCCGCACCTCGCAGACCAAGCCGGCAGGGGCCGAGGTGCTGGTCGTCTGCGCAGAGTCCGAGTGGCACGCCCTGCCCGGGCTCGCGGTCACGGTGCTGCTGAACGACCAGGACGTGCCCGCGGTCTTCCTCGGCGCCGACCTGCACGTGCCGGCGGTCCACCACGAGACGGTGCGCCTCAACACCCGCGCCGTCGTCGTCAGCGCCTCGCTCGCCTCCTCGCTGCCGTACGTGCAGCGGCTGGTCGAGGTCGTGCGCTCGGCGCGCGTCCCGGTCGTGGTCGGCGGGTCCGCCTTCGACCCCGACGGTCTGCGTGCGGCGGCGCTCGGCGCCACGGCGCACGCCGAGCGCGGAGGAGCCCTGCCCGACGTCATCCGCGCCCTGCCGGCGCGCGTCGCCCCCCTGGTGCTCGTACGCTCCGCCGCCCGCGAGGAGGCCGAGCAGCTCACCGCACGCCGACGCGACATCGCCGCCGCCGCCATGACGGCCCTGACGCTGACCTCCGAGCGCGACTGGCGCGACTTCGTCGACGACCAGCTGCCACACGTGCTGGGCGCCCTCGAGGCGGCCCTGATCGTCAACGACCCGGGTGCGGTGTCCCAGGCCTGGGACTGGCTCGAGCAGGTGCTCGAGCGGCGCGGCGGACACGGCGTCGTCGAGGCCGTCCGCAGCGCGGTGACCCAGGCCGTGCGCGAGTTCCCCCTCGCGAGCCGCATGCTCGCCGACGTCGCACCACCGCGCTGAGGCCCGTGGACTCCGCCGGTCCCGGCGAGCAGCTCGCCCGCGACGTCGACGCGTGGGGCAGACGCCTCGACGACAGCGAGACCTTCCAGCAGGTGGTGCGTCTGGGGCTGCTCGGCTTCGGCGCCGTGCACCTGCTGGTGGCGCTCATCGCCGTCCGCATCGCCCTGGGCAGCAGTGCCGGCTCCGGCAGGGCGACCAGCGACGGCGCGCTGAGCCAGCTGGCAGGCGCACCCTTCGGCCGCATCCTGCTGATCGTGATCGCCGTCGGGTTCGTCGCCCTGGTCGTGGCGAGGCTGCTGGAGGCGGCGTACTCGCACCGCGACGAGACCGGCGCGAAGGCCGTCGTCATGCCGGCGTACTCGACGCTGAAGGCCGCCCTGTACGCCACGCTGGCCTGGAGCACCGCCAAGATCGTGCTGGGCGGCGGCAGCGACGGCGGGCAGACCGACACCTTCACGGCGCAGGTCATGTCGATGCCGGGCGGGCAGGTGCTCGTCGTCGGCGTCGGACTCGCCGTCTGGGCGTACGCCGGGGGTCTGCTGCGCACCGGCCTGACCGCGCGCTACCGCGACAAGCTGGCCGCCGAGGGCTGGTCGGGCCTCTCGGGCTCCGCGATCGACAAGGTCGCCCGGGTCGGGTACGTCGGCAAGGGCACGGCGTTCGTCCTGGTCGGGCTGCTGTTCGTCATCAGCGGCCTCACCCACGACGCCCAGCAGTCCGGCGGGCTGGACCAGGCGCTCCGAGAGCTCGTCAGCCAGCCGTACGGGCGCGTCGCGGTGATGGCGGTCGCCGTCGGCCTCGCGGCGTACGGCCTGTTCGCCTTCGCGCGGGCGCGACACCTCCGTCACCGATCCTGACCCCCGTCCGCCCGCGGGATGCCACGATGGGCGGGTGAGAGCCGCCGCGGAGTGGGAGGGGTGGACCTCGACGACCCGCCGGGTCCGGCTGTACCTCGTGACCGTCGGCGTCGGCGCCCTGGTGCTCCCGTGGCTGCTGCTGCCGCTGGCCCCGACGCCCGTGGGGCCGCCGGCGCCGGTGACGCTGCTGATGCTGCTGGCCGTCGCGGTCTTCCACATCGAGGTGGCGCGGGTCCTCATCGGCGGCCGGGTGGAGGGACAGCAGCCCCACAAGGCGCTGTCCGCCTGGGCGCTGGCGAGCGCGCTGCTCCTGCCGCCCCCGATGCTCCTGGTCGTGGTCGTGGCGACGTACGCCCACGCCCGCTGGCGCGGGATGCGCGTGCCGCTGTGGCAGTGGGTCTTCTCCGGCGCCTTCCTGGTGCTGGCGGGGTGCGCCGCGCTGGTCGTACGCCACGTGGTGCTCGGTCCGGGACCCCTCGTGCCGGGCGACGCCTCGGTCTCGGGCAGCGCGCTCCCCGAGGTCACGCTGGCGCTCGCCGCACTCGCGTTCCTCACGGTCGAGATGCTGCTGTTCGCCGGCAGCGCGCTGCTGAACCACGCCGAGCAGGAGCAGTGGCTGCGCGGGCAGCTGCGCTCGGTGTCCTTCTACGTGACCGAGGCAGCCGTGCTCGTCGTCGGCGCACTGACCGCGGTGCTCTGGAGCGCGGGCCCATGGTTCCTGCTGCTCGCCCTCCCGCTGCAGGTGCTCGCGGCGCGAGCCGCCCTGCTGCAGCCCGTGCGGCAGCGGGCAGCCGAGGCCGCCGTGCTCGCCGCCGAGAACGAGGTGCTCGCCGAGGCCAACGCGTTCAAGGTGCAGCTGCTCTCGATGCTCGGTCACGAGGTCGGCAACCCCCTCACGTCGGTGATCGGGTGGAGCCAGGTGGCCACCGAGGCGGTCGAGGCAGGCGACCTCGAGGGTGCGCGCGACGCGCTCACGACCGCCGAGCGGAGCGTACGCCGCACGCGCGAGGTGCTCGCCGACATCACCGCGATGGTCGCGGCCGACACCGGGGCGCTCTCGGCGCATCCGGAGACCGTCGAGCTCGCGCCCCTGCTGCGCGACGTCGGACTGCCGACGACGCAGGCGACCGACGAGACGACGGTGCGGGTGCAGCCCGGGCACCTGCACCAGATCCTCACGAACCTCGCCAGCAACGCCGAGAAGTACGCCGGGGGCGTCACCTCGCTCACCGCCGTGGCCGGCCCGGACGGTTGCGTGAGGATCGAGGTCGCCGACGGCGGGGTCGTCCCGTCGGACGTACGCGAGCGCCTCTTCGAGCGGTACGCCCGCGCCGAGACGCACAGCGGACTGCACGGCACCGGCCTCGGACTGGCGATCACGCGCGATCTGGCACGTGCCAACGGAGGCGACGTCACCTATCGTCCCCGCTACCGGGACGGGCGCCCGGGATCGGTCTTCACGGTGATCCTGCCTGGTCCGGGGGCGGTCGCGTCCCCGGTGGTTCAGCCGAGCGAGGCCAGTCCCGCGGCGAACGCCTGACGGGAAGCCTCGGAGGAGTCGATGCGCCAGTCGGTCTCCTTGGCGACGTCGAACCAGCAGAAGCCCTCGATCGCGGCCGTGGCATCGAGCACGGCGAAGAAGTCAGCCACCCAGGCCGCCTTGTCGCCGCCGACCTCGGTCGAGGCGACCTCGCCGAGGTGGATCGGCCTCGCCGTCAGCGCCTGCACCTCACCGATGGTGGGCCAGAACAGCTCGCCGGCACTCTGCCAGGTCGACCACGACTGGCTGGCTCCGAAGTTGTAGCCGTCGAGAGCCACCTGGTCGACGTACGCGTCACCGGGGTAGAACGCCGCCAGCGGGGTGGACCCCGGGTAGGAGATGTTCGGCGACCACACCCAGGTGACGTTCGTCGCCCCGCGGGCGTCGAAGACGTCCACGACGTGCCGGAAGGCCGCGACGTAGTGCTCTGCGGTGTTGCCGTCGACCCCGACGGCCCAGGGGTACCAGTCGCCGTTGGCCTCGTGGGCGATCCGCAGCTCGACCGAACCGCCGTAGTCGCGCACCTGGTCGGCCCAGGTGCGGAGGTAGGGGTCCAGCCGCCCCGCGGCGATGCGGGACAGGGCGTACGCCGGCTGCGCGGTGCCCGCCGCCGGGTCCCACGGCTCCCAGGTGATCTGCGGGATCGCTCCGGCCGCGGCGACCCGGGAGGCCGCCGCAGCGGGGAAGTCGGGCGTAGTGGCCCAGGCCTCGTACCACATCACCATGCTCGGTGCGGCTCCCGCGCGCTCGGTGAGCGCCGCCAGGTCCGCGGCATCACCGGGGGTGCCGGGCAGGAACACGGAGAAGCGGGGGCCGGACGGTGAGGGTGCCGGCTCCGGCGCCGTGGTCGGCGCCGTGGTCGGCGCCGTCGTCGGCACGTCAGCCGGGGCCTTGCGGCCCTTGACCCCGCCCGGGGCCGCTTCGGCGGACCCCGGACCCGCCAGGAGTGCAGCGATCAGCAGTGCGACCACGAGGACGACGAGACGCACGGCGACCTGTCCCGCCTGCCCTGATCTGCCGTTCGCAACGGTCGGCCCTATCCGCGGAGCGTTGTCGATCATGTCGGGTCCGATCTCGTCCAGGACCCCTCCCTGGGTCCTCCCGACACCAGGATCCCCTCCACCGGGACCTTCAGCCGCCCGATTCGGGACTTCAGACCTGCAAAATCTCGGCAGCAGAGACGAGAAGCCCCGGGTCGGAGTCGACCCGGGGCTTCTCTGTGGTGCGCGAGGGGGGAGTTGAACCCCCACGCCCTTTCGGGCACACGGACCTGAACCGTGCGCGTCTGCCTATTCCGCCACTCGCGCAAGCAGCCGGGCAAGCGTAGCCCAGCCCCCGCGGCTCGGCCGAATCGGGGTGAGGAGCACGACAGCCGCGGCCCGCCGGCGGATGGGCGTTCCGCCCGCGGGTACCCGCACCTCCGGCGGCTAGCATGACTCGACGCCGTCACGTCGGCGCACGCGTCGGCCGGCGCACAGAGCCGGCGTGAGGTCCGCACCGCTTCGAGAGGAGGAGCCCGTGGGAGTGCTGCAACGCTTCGAGGACCGCCTCGAGGAGATCGTGGCGGGCACCTTCGCCCGCGCGTTCCGCTCGGCCGTGCAACCGGTCGAGCTGGCCGCGGCCCTGCAGCGTGAGTGCGACCGCTCCTCCCAGGCCCTGTCGCGCCAGCGCCGGCTCGTGCCGAACGCGTTCCGCGTCCAGCTGAGCCCGTACGACCACGAGCGTCTCGCGGAGTACACCGACGCCCTCTCCGACGAGCTCGCCGACATGCTCAAGGACTACGCCGAGGAGCAACGCTACGTCTTCGCGGGCCCGCTGGTCATCGACTTCGAGACCGCCGAGGAGTTCGGCACCGGGCGCTTCCGGGTGCTGAGCAAGGCGGTCGCGAGCGTCTCGGCCGCGTCGGGCTCCTCCCGAGGCCCCGAGCCCGGCCGCCGCGGCACCAGATTGGTGCTCGAGGTCAACGGCGAACGCGTTCCGCTCGAGCCCCCCGGCGTCGTGGTCGGGCGGGGCTCCGACGCGACGCTGCGCATCAACGACCCCTCGATCAGCCGACGCCACGTGGAGTTCCAGGTGGCGGGCGGCCGAGGCACCCCCGACGTGCACGTCGAGGACCTCGGATCCACCAACGGCATGCGCGTCGACGGTCACGACGTCTCCCG
This region includes:
- a CDS encoding HAMP domain-containing histidine kinase; protein product: MRAAAEWEGWTSTTRRVRLYLVTVGVGALVLPWLLLPLAPTPVGPPAPVTLLMLLAVAVFHIEVARVLIGGRVEGQQPHKALSAWALASALLLPPPMLLVVVVATYAHARWRGMRVPLWQWVFSGAFLVLAGCAALVVRHVVLGPGPLVPGDASVSGSALPEVTLALAALAFLTVEMLLFAGSALLNHAEQEQWLRGQLRSVSFYVTEAAVLVVGALTAVLWSAGPWFLLLALPLQVLAARAALLQPVRQRAAEAAVLAAENEVLAEANAFKVQLLSMLGHEVGNPLTSVIGWSQVATEAVEAGDLEGARDALTTAERSVRRTREVLADITAMVAADTGALSAHPETVELAPLLRDVGLPTTQATDETTVRVQPGHLHQILTNLASNAEKYAGGVTSLTAVAGPDGCVRIEVADGGVVPSDVRERLFERYARAETHSGLHGTGLGLAITRDLARANGGDVTYRPRYRDGRPGSVFTVILPGPGAVASPVVQPSEASPAANA
- a CDS encoding DUF3662 and FHA domain-containing protein, which gives rise to MGVLQRFEDRLEEIVAGTFARAFRSAVQPVELAAALQRECDRSSQALSRQRRLVPNAFRVQLSPYDHERLAEYTDALSDELADMLKDYAEEQRYVFAGPLVIDFETAEEFGTGRFRVLSKAVASVSAASGSSRGPEPGRRGTRLVLEVNGERVPLEPPGVVVGRGSDATLRINDPSISRRHVEFQVAGGRGTPDVHVEDLGSTNGMRVDGHDVSRARLTDGSEVRIGNTTLVLHVVRREDRDRYEEDAQ
- a CDS encoding DUF1206 domain-containing protein, with the translated sequence MDSAGPGEQLARDVDAWGRRLDDSETFQQVVRLGLLGFGAVHLLVALIAVRIALGSSAGSGRATSDGALSQLAGAPFGRILLIVIAVGFVALVVARLLEAAYSHRDETGAKAVVMPAYSTLKAALYATLAWSTAKIVLGGGSDGGQTDTFTAQVMSMPGGQVLVVGVGLAVWAYAGGLLRTGLTARYRDKLAAEGWSGLSGSAIDKVARVGYVGKGTAFVLVGLLFVISGLTHDAQQSGGLDQALRELVSQPYGRVAVMAVAVGLAAYGLFAFARARHLRHRS